The following coding sequences are from one Halorubrum sp. BOL3-1 window:
- a CDS encoding RND family transporter has product MDPVTRLFGAIIDRVIEQPRRVVIACLVLTALFAPGMALLEASAGSDQFTDGIEEADALDRVNEQFEPAFGGDDPTTQLIQRDVNVLDRRGLLDMLATAERLDERDRLRVTDFSAPAMDVAAELDEGADTPAAARDAIERASDGEIDDAVDAAAEDPGFATLLSDDFNSESGTASAALGVVSHSFPASADTQALQGEAQVIAEQAPGDVTAFGSGIVNDETERVIFDSLGIVVPAALAVILGLLAYAYRDPFDFVLGGIALLMTVVWTFGFTGYAGIAFSEVLIAVPVLLLAIGIDFGIHTVNRYREDRAAGASPETAMRGALGQLVVAYSIIAGTTIIGFLANLTSSLPPLREFGVVAGLGICFTLVIFVGFLPAAKLLVDRWRAERDLPEFGSRPLGAEESALGGLLPRLSAISRPAPAVFLVVVLLVTAGAAGYGAGVDTTFEDDDFLPPSEQPAYVDFFPGPLQPGEYTATETIDFLSDNFATSEDDTVTIYVERRMTSDAALRSLARAERDPPDSFVTVDGRASVDSVQSPVDAYAAEDPEFEALIESSSLDDGRPNRNLDRIYAELRDSPYDDFTGEYLADDSRSTRVVYAVESDASDAAVTADARRVADRYRGDATATGQIVVFQAVADTIFESAIVSLAAALGLSAVFLVVLFWLLLGSPTLGLVTLVPVTVAVATLTATMRLAGIPFNAITATILAITIGLGVDYTVHVAHRFHDEYERDSDVDAAVVTTLRGTGGALTGTWATTALGTGVLVLAITPVLGQFGLLTAASITLAYLASLIVLPPALLVWVAVVERRPGLLFVGRLLAAADAIDAAGDRGPSEQPRTDGGTDGPVDTEAGAFEWQTDPESPGDAPSQKR; this is encoded by the coding sequence ATGGACCCCGTCACCCGGCTCTTCGGCGCGATCATTGACCGGGTCATCGAGCAGCCGCGCCGGGTGGTGATCGCCTGTCTCGTTCTGACAGCCCTGTTCGCCCCCGGGATGGCGCTGCTTGAGGCGAGCGCGGGGAGCGACCAGTTCACCGACGGGATCGAGGAAGCGGACGCACTCGACCGCGTGAACGAGCAGTTCGAGCCGGCCTTCGGTGGTGACGACCCGACGACCCAACTGATCCAGCGCGACGTCAACGTACTCGACCGCCGCGGGCTCCTCGACATGCTGGCGACCGCCGAACGGCTTGACGAGCGCGACCGGCTGCGGGTGACCGACTTTTCCGCGCCCGCCATGGACGTGGCCGCCGAACTCGACGAGGGCGCCGACACCCCGGCCGCGGCCCGCGACGCCATCGAACGCGCCAGCGACGGTGAGATAGACGACGCGGTCGACGCCGCGGCCGAGGACCCCGGGTTCGCGACGCTGCTCTCCGACGACTTCAACAGCGAGTCGGGGACGGCTTCCGCGGCGCTCGGCGTCGTCTCACACTCGTTCCCGGCGTCGGCCGACACGCAGGCGCTACAGGGCGAGGCGCAGGTGATCGCCGAACAGGCCCCGGGCGACGTCACCGCGTTCGGGAGCGGGATCGTCAACGACGAGACCGAACGCGTCATCTTCGACTCGCTCGGCATCGTGGTGCCCGCCGCGCTCGCGGTCATCCTCGGCCTGCTGGCGTACGCCTACCGCGATCCCTTCGACTTCGTCCTCGGCGGGATCGCGCTGCTGATGACGGTCGTGTGGACCTTCGGCTTCACCGGCTACGCGGGGATCGCCTTCTCTGAGGTGCTGATCGCGGTGCCCGTCCTCCTCCTCGCGATCGGGATCGACTTCGGCATCCACACGGTGAACCGCTACCGGGAGGACCGCGCCGCGGGCGCGTCCCCTGAGACGGCAATGCGCGGGGCGCTCGGACAGCTCGTGGTGGCATACTCGATCATCGCCGGGACGACGATCATCGGCTTCCTCGCGAACCTCACCAGCTCGCTGCCCCCGCTCCGAGAGTTCGGCGTCGTCGCCGGGCTGGGGATCTGCTTCACCCTCGTCATCTTCGTCGGCTTCCTCCCGGCCGCCAAGCTGCTCGTCGACCGCTGGCGCGCCGAGCGCGACCTGCCTGAGTTCGGCTCGCGCCCCCTCGGCGCGGAGGAGTCAGCGCTCGGGGGGCTCCTCCCGCGGCTGTCCGCGATCTCGCGGCCCGCGCCCGCCGTCTTCCTCGTCGTCGTTCTGCTCGTCACCGCCGGCGCCGCGGGCTACGGCGCCGGCGTCGACACCACCTTCGAGGACGACGACTTCCTGCCGCCGAGCGAGCAGCCGGCGTACGTCGACTTCTTCCCCGGCCCGCTCCAGCCCGGCGAGTACACCGCGACGGAGACGATCGACTTCCTCTCCGACAACTTCGCCACGAGCGAGGACGACACCGTCACGATCTACGTCGAGCGGCGCATGACGAGCGACGCGGCCCTCCGCAGCCTCGCGCGCGCTGAGCGCGATCCCCCGGACTCGTTCGTCACCGTCGACGGCCGCGCCAGCGTCGACAGCGTTCAGAGCCCGGTCGACGCCTACGCCGCGGAGGACCCCGAGTTCGAGGCGCTGATCGAGTCGTCGTCGCTCGACGACGGCCGGCCGAACCGGAACCTCGACCGGATCTACGCCGAACTCCGCGACTCGCCGTACGACGACTTCACCGGCGAGTACCTCGCGGACGACAGCCGCTCGACGCGGGTCGTGTACGCCGTCGAATCGGACGCCAGCGACGCCGCGGTCACGGCCGACGCCCGGCGAGTGGCCGACCGCTACCGCGGGGACGCGACCGCGACCGGGCAGATCGTCGTGTTTCAGGCGGTCGCGGACACGATTTTCGAGTCCGCGATCGTCTCGCTGGCGGCCGCGCTCGGCCTCTCCGCCGTCTTCCTCGTTGTCCTGTTCTGGCTGTTGCTCGGCAGCCCGACGCTCGGGCTGGTCACGCTCGTCCCGGTGACGGTCGCGGTCGCGACGCTCACCGCGACGATGCGGCTCGCCGGCATCCCGTTCAACGCGATCACCGCGACGATCCTCGCGATCACGATCGGGCTCGGGGTCGACTACACCGTCCACGTCGCGCACCGCTTCCACGACGAGTACGAGCGCGACAGCGATGTCGACGCCGCGGTCGTCACCACCCTCCGCGGGACGGGCGGCGCGCTCACCGGTACGTGGGCGACGACCGCGCTCGGCACGGGCGTCCTCGTCTTGGCGATCACGCCGGTCCTCGGCCAGTTCGGGCTGCTCACCGCCGCCAGCATCACCCTCGCGTACCTGGCGTCGCTGATCGTGTTACCCCCGGCGCTTCTCGTCTGGGTCGCCGTCGTCGAGCGTCGCCCCGGACTGCTGTTCGTCGGCCGCCTGCTCGCCGCCGCCGACGCGATCGACGCCGCCGGCGATCGCGGCCCGAGCGAGCAGCCGCGAACTGACGGCGGCACGGACGGGCCGGTCGATACTGAAGCCGGCGCGTTCGAGTGGCAGACCGACCCGGAGTCGCCCGGGGACGCCCCGAGTCAGAAGCGTTAA
- a CDS encoding CopG family ribbon-helix-helix protein, translated as MRTSFNIPDKVVEEFDRVWQEQGLENRSRAVREAMLEYTESHSRLESTSGEIVALIAFDYRHHEVIQELHAVQHEYQDTILNTSHTHQGEWCLESLFCRGPAEQVRTLTYRLRDFDGVNRVKVMIIRDGTE; from the coding sequence ATGCGAACGAGTTTTAATATACCAGACAAAGTCGTCGAAGAGTTCGACCGAGTCTGGCAAGAGCAGGGTCTCGAAAATAGGTCGCGGGCGGTCCGAGAAGCGATGCTAGAGTACACCGAGTCACACTCCCGCCTCGAATCGACAAGTGGGGAAATCGTTGCGCTCATCGCGTTCGATTATCGCCACCACGAAGTGATTCAGGAACTCCACGCAGTCCAACACGAGTATCAAGACACGATCCTCAACACGAGTCATACGCACCAAGGAGAGTGGTGCCTCGAATCGCTGTTTTGCCGGGGGCCAGCCGAGCAGGTACGTACCCTCACCTACCGACTCCGCGATTTTGACGGCGTAAACCGGGTCAAGGTGATGATCATCCGCGACGGGACGGAGTGA
- a CDS encoding COG1361 S-layer family protein, producing MSRIRTVAVLLLVASLLATGTVVAQQSNDTVRGDPDIEAFAPETAFVAGEESTLQVNLNNRGDVSAQGADNLETEVVTAHETTARIRSGSETDRAVPFDVRTDEQTVGDVGRGVTGPVEFTVVPDEDAEPGVYRVPIELEYRNVESAEVDDGNTVRDEEVVTETVSVSVEITDRAQFAVVDVDGVVQAGDNGLVDVTLRNVRNESAREASVAANPIDPDLSFATDAGTTETYVGAWAPGENRTFTYRLAAAGEATARASTLEFEVDYRDAERADAAARTVRTGVTPLSQQAFSAEGLNSTLRVGEDGSFTVEVRNRGPRDVESAVAVFSNEAPAPDGAGQDTVQTDPNIVPRSTRDTIGDLAVGETATVTFDAGLRTDANPGERTVNVAVRYRGLGTDEGVSASPGDNGSVSLVSTGSAGDVVASDTLDVVVDVAPEADVFSVSPAEPNATRPSTVAPGSTVRYDAVVRNTGPEPISDVQAKLFVDSPLSSSDDEAFVTSLDPGEERTVTFEVAVDGGATPKTYSAAVDFRYDDADGDEQLSDTYRLPVEVVEDDESGALSSPLEIVTLLGVVAVGGGLVWQRGRVSRAVSGLRSRLRSR from the coding sequence ATGAGTCGAATTCGGACGGTCGCCGTCCTCCTCCTCGTCGCGTCCCTCCTCGCGACCGGAACGGTCGTCGCACAGCAGTCCAACGATACGGTGCGCGGTGACCCCGACATCGAGGCGTTCGCGCCGGAGACCGCGTTCGTCGCCGGCGAGGAGTCGACGCTTCAGGTGAACCTGAACAACCGCGGCGACGTCTCCGCGCAGGGGGCCGACAACCTCGAGACCGAGGTCGTGACCGCCCACGAGACGACGGCGCGGATCCGCTCCGGTTCGGAGACCGACCGGGCGGTCCCCTTCGACGTGCGGACCGACGAGCAGACGGTCGGGGACGTCGGCCGCGGCGTCACCGGCCCGGTCGAGTTCACCGTCGTCCCCGACGAGGACGCGGAACCCGGCGTCTACCGCGTCCCGATCGAGCTGGAGTACCGGAACGTGGAGAGCGCGGAGGTCGACGACGGAAACACGGTCCGCGACGAGGAGGTCGTGACCGAGACGGTGTCCGTCTCCGTCGAGATCACCGACCGCGCGCAGTTCGCGGTCGTCGACGTCGACGGCGTCGTCCAAGCCGGCGACAACGGTCTCGTCGACGTGACGCTGCGGAACGTGCGGAACGAGAGCGCCCGCGAGGCCAGCGTCGCCGCGAACCCGATCGACCCGGACCTCTCCTTCGCCACCGACGCGGGCACGACCGAGACGTACGTCGGCGCGTGGGCGCCGGGCGAGAACCGTACGTTCACCTACCGGCTCGCCGCCGCCGGCGAGGCCACCGCGCGGGCGTCGACGCTGGAGTTCGAGGTCGACTACCGCGACGCCGAGCGCGCCGACGCGGCCGCCCGGACGGTCCGGACGGGCGTGACGCCGCTCTCCCAGCAGGCGTTCTCCGCGGAGGGACTGAACAGCACGCTGCGCGTCGGCGAGGACGGCTCCTTCACCGTCGAGGTCCGCAACCGCGGCCCCCGGGACGTCGAGAGCGCGGTCGCCGTGTTCAGCAACGAGGCGCCCGCCCCCGACGGGGCCGGTCAGGACACGGTCCAGACGGACCCGAACATCGTCCCCCGCTCGACGCGGGACACGATCGGTGACCTCGCGGTCGGAGAGACGGCCACCGTGACGTTCGACGCCGGTCTCCGCACGGACGCGAACCCCGGGGAGCGAACGGTCAACGTGGCGGTCCGCTACCGCGGACTCGGCACCGACGAGGGCGTGAGCGCGAGCCCGGGCGACAACGGCTCCGTCTCGCTCGTGTCGACGGGGTCGGCCGGCGACGTCGTCGCCTCCGACACGCTTGACGTCGTCGTCGACGTCGCGCCCGAGGCCGACGTGTTCTCGGTGTCGCCGGCGGAGCCGAACGCGACTCGGCCGTCGACGGTCGCGCCGGGGTCGACGGTCCGGTACGACGCGGTCGTCCGCAACACCGGTCCCGAGCCGATCTCGGACGTCCAGGCCAAGCTGTTCGTCGACTCGCCGCTCTCCTCGTCCGACGACGAGGCGTTCGTCACCTCGCTCGACCCGGGCGAGGAGCGGACGGTCACCTTCGAGGTCGCCGTCGACGGCGGCGCGACGCCGAAGACGTACTCGGCCGCGGTCGACTTCCGCTACGACGACGCGGACGGCGACGAGCAGCTCTCGGACACCTACCGGCTCCCGGTCGAGGTGGTCGAAGACGACGAGAGCGGGGCGCTCTCCTCGCCGCTCGAAATCGTCACCCTACTCGGGGTCGTCGCAGTCGGCGGCGGCCTCGTGTGGCAGCGCGGCCGGGTGAGCCGAGCGGTGTCCGGACTCCGAAGCCGGCTCCGCTCCCGATAG
- a CDS encoding type II toxin-antitoxin system death-on-curing family toxin, which yields MADSLWYPSVEDVVTIHDDIVAEYPDTPAGVRNRGDIEFALNYIEEGSFGSAPETVHEKAYHLFRLLVANHPFVDANKRTALNVTVVFYFLNGYRFEYDGEARAILKGFGTDEAAVDEEDTTDYLQSHTEALDLAGEIEAWRDELVRYGLSELTGDSSDPND from the coding sequence ATGGCCGATTCGTTGTGGTACCCGTCTGTCGAAGACGTCGTCACTATCCACGACGACATCGTCGCGGAGTACCCCGATACTCCCGCCGGTGTTCGGAACCGCGGTGACATCGAGTTCGCACTGAACTACATCGAAGAGGGGAGCTTCGGCTCAGCGCCGGAAACCGTCCACGAGAAGGCGTATCACCTCTTCCGGCTCCTCGTTGCCAATCACCCCTTCGTCGACGCGAACAAACGCACCGCGCTCAACGTGACGGTCGTCTTCTACTTCCTCAACGGGTATCGGTTCGAGTACGACGGCGAAGCGAGGGCGATACTGAAAGGGTTCGGCACCGACGAAGCGGCCGTCGATGAGGAGGACACCACTGACTATCTCCAATCTCACACCGAAGCACTCGATCTGGCCGGTGAGATCGAAGCGTGGCGAGACGAACTCGTCCGGTACGGGCTATCGGAGTTGACCGGCGATTCGTCGGACCCGAACGATTAA